In the genome of Columba livia isolate bColLiv1 breed racing homer chromosome 10, bColLiv1.pat.W.v2, whole genome shotgun sequence, one region contains:
- the TNNC1 gene encoding troponin C, slow skeletal and cardiac muscles, with product MDDIYKAAVEQLTEEQKNEFKAAFDIFVLGAEDGCISTKELGKVMRMLGQNPTPEELQEMIDEVDEDGSGTVDFDEFLVMMVRCMKDDSKGKTEEELSDLFRMFDKNADGYIDLEELKIMLQATGETITEDDIEELMRDGDKNNDGRIDYDEFLEFMKGVE from the exons ATGGATGACATCTACAAGGCAGCG GTTGAACAGCTGACAGAAGAGCAAAAAAATG AGTTCAAGGCTGCCTTTGACATCTTCGTGCTGGGGGCAGAGGATGGCTGCATCAGCaccaaggagctggggaaggtgaTGCGGATGCTGGGGCAGAACCCCACcccagaggagctgcaggagatgATAGACGAGGTGGATGAGGATG GCAGCGGCACTGTAGACTTTGATGAGTTCCTTGTTATGATGGTCCGGTGTATGAAAGatgacagcaaaggaaaaacagaagaggaacTCTCAGATCTTTTCAGGATGTTTGATAA AAACGCTGATGGCTACATCGACCTCGAGGAGCTAAAGATCATGCTGCAAGCGACGGGAGAGACCATCACTGAGGACGACATAGAAGAACTGATGAGAGATGGGGATAAAAACAATGATGGCAGGATTGACTATGATG AGTTCCTGGAGTTTATGAAGGGAGTTGAATAA